A stretch of Porites lutea chromosome 5, jaPorLute2.1, whole genome shotgun sequence DNA encodes these proteins:
- the LOC140936750 gene encoding uncharacterized protein: MTRVKTSFVSVSRIKTSFVIVAGLTALNVILLLFYFSGRQRTKALPEQLLVNKVETDAKTNHFFKGLNRHTWEGRCLQSLEKLCSFPIFPKAPDRRGIVENVNISSNAKQVTGLRLLGFLRPNVTGEYFFTFETNGFVEVWLSKSISWKEGANIAQGYPTGKLPKDESLESSNLSVKLLAQHAYYIDIVYARGEIRNNNGPQVKLAWKRPDKNVFEVIPGDFFALFKNDSDMAEMKVYDDDLPDVLACESIRLKFAGEYMRPEKITYLESSAVRNALNFCDYKPSYLLNPANVAGFRQYQGVFKHAHKTYTLPYSSVDGITRGRGGAAFSAEFPLEEREARSVVDRYTAALEKRYAGKYEFNTIKRVEMKHDPKKGKRYLLELVIKDITDGTRYLLSEYVFVPHGKNASFLCYPDALQWNRTADVYLILTAKNLGRWVHHFIKNVEKIVQETNDDHLHVVIYDFGSPDIDIKQALQRSILKNYHFIINPGPYSRTKSFNEAIKSVDDPDAIVVTIDLHLDIGSQTISDIRKHCFKGITVYAPQIIFLHCGGSSNMPLGVWYHYSYGTIAMYKRDWESFGGFSKKFLNKDTWGGEDWDIIDGAVKGGLEIERKRAPWIFHYQHNKAGMWQRN; encoded by the exons ATGACTCGCGTTAAGACATCATTTGTGAGCGTATCTCGTATTAAGACGTCATTTGTGATAGTCGCTGGCCTCACCGCCCTGAATGtaattttgcttcttttctaTTTCTCTGGTCGCCAACGTACTAAGGCGCTCCCGGAACAGTTGCTGGTGAATAAAGTTGAAACCGACGCGAAAACAAACCACTTCTTTAAAGGTTTGAATCGGCATACATGGGAAGGGAGGTGCCTACAAAGTCTCGAAAAACTTTGCAGTTTTCCAATCTTTCCCAAGGCACCAGATAGACGAGGCATCGTGGAAAATGTTAACATCTCTTCAAATGCAAAACAAGTTACCGGCCTTCGCTTGCTGGGTTTTCTTCGACCGAATGTGACTGGCGAATATTTTTTCACCTTTGAGACTAATGGATTTGTGGAGGTTTGGCTAAGTAAAAGCATTAGTTGGAAAGAGGGAGCGAACATCGCACAAGGCTACCCAACAGGCAAGCTTCCGAAAGATGAATCTCTAGAATCTTCTAACTTAAGTGTGAAGTTGTTAGCCCAACATGCGTATTATATAGACATAGTGTATGCTCGGGGCGAAATTAGAAATAACAATGGTCCTCAAGTAAAACTTGCCTGGAAAAGACCCGATAAAAATGTCTTTGAAGTTATCCCTGGGGACTTTTTTGCTCTGTTCAAAAATGACAGTGACATGGCTGAAATGAAAGTTTACGATGACGATTTGCCTGACGTACTTGCCTGTGAATCAATACGTCTTAAATTTGCAGGCGAATACATGAGGCCGGAGAAGATCACTTACTTAGAAAGCTCAGCAGTGAGGAACGCATTAAATTTTTGCGATTACAAACCCAGTTATCTTCTTAATCCGGCAAACGTAGCCGGTTTTAGACAATATCAAGGAGTTTTTAAACATGCCCACAAAACGTACACTTTACCCTATTCAAGTGTCGATGGAATAACAAGGGGAAGAGGAGGAGCAGCATTTTCGGCTGAATTTCCTTTGGAAGAACGAGAAGCTCGCTCGGTAGTCGACAGATACACAGCTGCACTTGAGAAACGTTACGCAGG GAAATACGAATTCAACACCATCAAGCGCGTAGAGATGAAACACGACCCCAAGAAAGGGAAGAGATATCTACTTGAGCTTGTCATTAAGGATATCACCGATGGAACACGCTACTTATTGTCAGAATATGTCTTTGTACCTCATGGAAAAAACGCTTCTTTTTTATGTTATCCTGACGCTCTGCAGTGGAACAGGACAGCTGATGTCTACTTAATACTCACGGCTAAGAATCTGGGTCGATGGGTTCATCATTTTATAAAGAACGTTGAAAAGATCGTGCAAGAAACAAATGATGATCATTTGCACGTCGTTATATATGACTTTGGAAGCCCCGATATTGATATCAAACAGGCTTTACAAAGAAGCATCTTAAAGAATTATCATTTTATCATAAATCCTGGACCCTATTCGAGGACTAAGTCCTTCAATGAGGCTATAAAATCGGTTGATGATCCAGACGCTATTGTTGTTACTATAGATCTTCATCTTGATATTGGAAGTCAGACCATAAGTGATATACGTAAG CATTGTTTCAAAGGAATCACAGTCTACGCTCCTCAAATCATCTTTCTGCATTGTGGTGGCAGTAGCAATATGCCCCTAGGCGTCTGGTATCACTATAGTTATGGCACGATAGCAATGTACAAAAGGGATTGGGAATCCTTCGGagggttttcaaaaaaattcctcAACAAAGACACGTGGGGTGGTGAGGATTGGGATATAATTGACGGTGCAGTTAAGGGAGGACTGGAAATAGAACGCAAGCGTGCGCCATGGATTTTTCACTACCAACACAACAAAGCGGGAATGTGGCAAAGAAATTAG